A single genomic interval of Camelina sativa cultivar DH55 chromosome 11, Cs, whole genome shotgun sequence harbors:
- the LOC104722747 gene encoding uncharacterized protein LOC104722747: MTVPEEENPVLELRMRVEEEEEEEEKGSYVKLSEGLEKRQESELEMEYEEEEEEKIDSSPFWFWFKLSLLFIVLAALAIVGYIWIGPLIMDKELIPIIQWEIRTFTHPVCGLLVFASVAIFPTILLPSTPSMWIAGMTFGYGYGFLLIISAAAVGVSLPYFIGHLFCHKIQGWLARYPDQAAVLRAAGEGNWFHQFRLVTLIRVSPFPYILYNYCAVATRVKYGPYITGSLLGMVPEVFVAIYTGILVRTLAEASSAEEQGLSVTQVMLNILGFLATVATTILITKYAKRQLETMKKEEEALLQ, translated from the exons ATGACTGTTCCTGAGGAAGAAAATCCGGTTCTTGAGCTGCGGATGagagtcgaagaagaagaagaagaagaagagaagggcTCTTACGTGAAATTGAGCGAGGGTTTAGAGAAAAGACAAGAATCAGAGCTGGAGATggaatatgaagaagaagaagaagaaaagattgatTCGTCGccgttttggttttggttcaaGCTTTCTCTTTTATTCATCGTTCTTGCTGCATTGGCTATCGTGGGTTACATTTGGATCGGTCCTTTAATCATGGATAAg GAGCTTATCCCGATTATACAATGGGAGATAAGGACTTTTACACATCCAGTGTGCGGTCTTCTTGTATTTGCATCCGTGGCGATATTCCCGACTATACTTCTTCCATCTACACCATCAATGTGGATTGCTGGGATGACATTTGGTTATGGCTATGGGTTTCTACTAATTATCTCTGCTGCAGCTGTTGGTGTGTCGCTGCCTTACTTTATTGGACACCTCTTCTGCCACAAAATTCAA GGATGGCTAGCAAGATATCCTGATCAAGCAGCTGTTTTAAGAGCTGCGGGTGAAGGAAATTGGTTTCACCAGTTCCGATTAGTGACCTTAATCCGGGTTTCTCCATTTCCTTACATTCTTTATAACTACTGTGCTGTAGCAACTCGTGTTAAGTATGGTCCTTACATAACGGGATCTCTCTTAGGCATGGTGCCTGAGGTTTTTGTCGCTATCTATAC AGGGATTCTTGTAAGGACATTAGCAGAAGCATCTTCTGCAGAAGAGCAAGGTCTCTCGGTCACACAGGTTATGCTAAACATTCTCGGCTTTTTAGCAACAGTGGCTACAACGATTCTCATCACAAAATATGCGAAAAGACAGCTGGAGACTATGAAGAAAGAGGAGGAAGCATTGTTgcagtaa
- the LOC104722748 gene encoding LOW QUALITY PROTEIN: uncharacterized protein LOC104722748 (The sequence of the model RefSeq protein was modified relative to this genomic sequence to represent the inferred CDS: inserted 1 base in 1 codon): MAIASTATVLFCCAKPSYRRIPIKQTSSSSPLTTLNERRIRSRSLXHDPIALSGLIGTGLVAAAFVAAGPESSAMAAVGSLQLNEPANALSLPTWAVHVSSVVEWITAMALVWKYGERKGYESWKGLSWGMVPLLGGALCACTWHFFYNDESLEVLVALQAALTVIGNITLCIAAFRINKLSSKNEVSE, from the exons ATGGCGATTGCTTCAACAGCCACCGTTCTCTTCTGCTGCGCGAAACCCAGTTACCGGCGAATTCCGATCAAACAGACCAGTTCATCCTCTCCTCTCACAACCTTAAACGAACGTCGGATTCGGAGCCGCAGCT ACCATGACCCAATTGCGTTGTCGGGTCTAATCGGAACCGGTTTGGTTGCGGCTGCGTTCGTCGCGGCGGGACCAGAGTCTAGTGCTATGGCGGCGGTGGGCTCACTTCAGCTGAACGAACCGGCTAATGCGTTGTCTTTACCCACTTGGGCAGTTCATGTTTCCAGCGTTGTCGAATG GATCACGGCTATGGCGTTGGTGTGGAAATATGGAGAAAGAAAGGGTTATGAGTCTTGGAAAGGTCTCTCATGGGGAATG GTACCTTTGCTTGGTGGAGCTCTCTGCGCATGCACATGGCATTTCTTTTACAATGATGAATCTCTTGAG GTGTTGGTCGCGCTTCAGGCAGCACTAACTGTGATCGGTAATATTACGTTGTGCATCGCTGCCTTCCGAATCAACAAGTTGTCATCCAAGAATGAAGTCTCTGAATAA